The following is a genomic window from Chlamydiales bacterium STE3.
CATGCTCAATACAGCGCTAAAGCAAAGATTTATCGTTATCATTTGTTTTTAGATAAAATCATGAATCCTTTCCGCAAACTTTATTGCTGGCACATGCTGCATAGTTTTTCCGTAGAGCTTCTTGAGCAGGGTTCCAGGTATTTCTTAGGAAGACATGATTTTACCTCTTTTGCTAATGAAGCTCACTTGGGTGTGGCTGCACGTGATCCTGTAAGAACGGTACAAAGAATTTCTATTGTTCCTGAAGAGGGAGGGCTTTACCTTGAATTTGAGGCAGATGGCTTTCTATACAAGATGGTGAGAAATATGGTAGGCACTTTGGTCGAAGTTGGCTTGAAAAAACGGACGCCACAGAGTGTAGCAGAGATTTTTGAACAAAAAAACCGCAGCAAAGCGGGAATCGCAGCGCCCCCTCAGGGGCTTTTTTTAGTCCGTGTCCTCTACTAAACGGCTCGAGGGCCCTTTTTGACACAAATCATGTAGAGAATGAAAATGCTGAACTCCGCTCGCGATAAATCGGGGAATTTCGGGATAATCAGCCTGACAGACTAGGATGGGCTCCGCTTTTGAGCTCAATAGGGCTGTCACCCCTCGGGGGGTGTCCTCAAAGCCAATGATGCGATCATTTGGAGCAGAGAGCATGTCTATAGCTTTTAAATAGCATTCAGGGTGAGGTTTAGGTTTAGCGTAGAAATCTCTTGTAATCCAATTCGGAATGCTTTGCAAAAGGGGCAGTTTCTCACGAATAATCGCGATAAGCTCATGAGGGGAGTGGGTGACGACTGCCCGTTTAATGGAAGTCTTGCTCAGGTTTGTTAGAAGTTCTTCTGCTCCCGGCATTAAAGCGATTTCATCGCTTCTGAGAAGTTCCTTCATGATTGCTTGTTTTTCTTTGTAGAGGACTGACCAATCTGGTTCTTGCTGCAATAATGCTGGACAGGCAGCATAAATTTGAATTCTTAATCCTTCTGCTTCATAATGCGCTGCTTGACAATACCGATTAAAGTCCCAAGGAAGCGTTGTGCCTCGCTTAGCGCACATTGTTTTGTAGGCACGGTAATGTAGTTCTTCTGTGTTAACAAGGAGACCGTCAAAATCGAATAGAAAAAGATGATAATTGTAAATCCACTGCATATCCAAAAAGTATAAATGTTTTTCTCTTTTATTTTCATTCTTTTGCTAATCACCTCATGCCAAGAAGCGGGGGATCCTGCTTATCGAGAATTACGCAAACGCAATCAGAAAGGTGAGTACATCTATAGGCACTCTGAGGAAATCACAACGATTCCACCTCTAGAGAAAGCAGCCTGCACTTCTTATCCTTGGGAGGAAAAATTCTGCGGTCGTTTAAAAAAAATCACTAAAGAATATTTTCGCTGTCGGGGGTCTTCAACAAACCCGATTAAAACGGATTTTATCAAAGGGGAAGAGGTGAGGATAGTTGATTGTGGAGGTTCTCAAAGGCATAGTCTGCCTCTCCGAGATGGGAAAGAATTTATCTATCCTATTCTCATTGAATTATTAAACTATCTTCAGGCAAAGACAGCCAAAGAAATTGTGATCACTAGCGGACATCGTTGTCCTGAGCACAACCTGTATGTGAATAGCTCCCCAGCCAATCAGTCTTCAAAGCACTTGATTGGCGCAGAAGTCTCTTTTTATATTAAAGGAATGGAAAGGGAGCCGGGTTTAGTT
Proteins encoded in this region:
- a CDS encoding hypothetical protein (Product derived from UniProtKB/Trembl:Q6MEE5); the protein is MFFSFIFILLLITSCQEAGDPAYRELRKRNQKGEYIYRHSEEITTIPPLEKAACTSYPWEEKFCGRLKKITKEYFRCRGSSTNPIKTDFIKGEEVRIVDCGGSQRHSLPLRDGKEFIYPILIELLNYLQAKTAKEIVITSGHRCPEHNLYVNSSPANQSSKHLIGAEVSFYIKGMEREPGLVVKLLMDYYKDSPKYKGKPDFQEFSRYEKNDVNVSIMPWFNKEIFIKLFKEQEGRDFDNCHAYPYIAIQVRYDQDKQARVSYTWEQAWKNFLRY
- a CDS encoding HAD-superfamily hydrolase (Product derived from UniProtKB/Trembl:F8LB98), whose product is MQWIYNYHLFLFDFDGLLVNTEELHYRAYKTMCAKRGTTLPWDFNRYCQAAHYEAEGLRIQIYAACPALLQQEPDWSVLYKEKQAIMKELLRSDEIALMPGAEELLTNLSKTSIKRAVVTHSPHELIAIIREKLPLLQSIPNWITRDFYAKPKPHPECYLKAIDMLSAPNDRIIGFEDTPRGVTALLSSKAEPILVCQADYPEIPRFIASGVQHFHSLHDLCQKGPSSRLVEDTD
- a CDS encoding tRNA pseudouridine synthase A 1 (Product derived from UniProtKB/Swiss-Prot:Q6MEE7;Gene name derived from UniProtKB/Swiss-Prot:Q6MEE7;EC number derived from UniProtKB/Swiss-Prot:Q6MEE7) gives rise to the protein MVYNYKMVIAYDGTDFHGWQIQPNGLSIQQLIEEKLAIILRAETKVVGSGRTDAGVHALGQTAHFLTAQKIDCRRVLGSLNGLLPSTIRILCLEEVSLDFHAQYSAKAKIYRYHLFLDKIMNPFRKLYCWHMLHSFSVELLEQGSRYFLGRHDFTSFANEAHLGVAARDPVRTVQRISIVPEEGGLYLEFEADGFLYKMVRNMVGTLVEVGLKKRTPQSVAEIFEQKNRSKAGIAAPPQGLFLVRVLY